In Lolium rigidum isolate FL_2022 chromosome 7, APGP_CSIRO_Lrig_0.1, whole genome shotgun sequence, the DNA window cacttcgtcgggttcagcttgaggcagaatttgtcgaggttgtcaaaagtttctttgagatcctcgatcagcgttgttcccttttttgatgttatgatgacatcatcgatgtatacttgcacgtttttctcaatctgtgttgctaaacacttctgcatcatcctctgatatgttgctcccgcattttttaaaccgaagggcattgtcttgtagcaaaacacgccgtaaggtgtaataaacgctgttttggcttcatcatcttcttttaatctgatctggttataaccggagtatgcatccaaaaaggaaagacgttcacaacctgccgtggagtcgataatttgatcgatccttgggaggggaaaatgatccttagggcaatgtttgttgagacacgtaaagtcgacgcacatgcgaaggactcgtcgtgtttttcttctgagcaccatcactcgggttagctacccatgtggcttcgtagatatctctccgataaaaccagcttcctctagtcgatttatttcgatagcatggatttgcggtttggttccgaaaaacgccgcaaaggttgtccgattggtttcgtctgttggatccaaatttaggtggtgctcggcaagttccccgggtactcccggcatgtcggctggacaccatgcgaagattttccagttctcacggaggaactcgacgagcgcgctttcctatgcgatatccatgttgtttgcaatggatgtcgtcttttttggatccgtcgggtgaatctcgcacctccttagaatttttctctgtgttgaaagttgattctttatttggccttccgacgtctggcaatacgtcgtaatcggtcatgctcttcgacgccaagtattcagcttgcatcccgaaggtttcgataaccgatggaaatccttgtcgcacttatccgctaaggcaaaactccctttgaccgtgattggtcccttgggtccagtgcaatctccataacaggtatgtatagtgtggtactgccataaatctagcgtatgctggtcgtcccaacaaagcgtggtactgcgatggaaaatccacgacttcaaactccagtttctcgattctataattttctcgggttccaaactgaacgtcgaggttgatcttccccaatgggtaacttggtttctctggtgtgattccgtggaaccttgtgtctgttggcttcaggtttgctaaggatatgttcatcttcctcaatgtatctgcatacatgaggtttaagctgttgccaccatctatgaatactcgagaaacgtcaaatcctgcgataaccgcCGGCAAAATGAGTGCtgactgtcctggtcgaggaacttgctgcgggtggtccgctatggtgaagccgatgtcttgccctgaccaattgaggtactcaactgttggtggaggcattgtctctgccataaacacctgtcgtgagattactttttgagctctattagatggccttcctttctgaatcatcgacactgctccgttggagttaggatcaacatagggtggtggtgcgagtgctgccgctattccgagctggtgttgattgccttcgtaatcgcgggaggtggcggtagatgaacttcgctcctaggctcccgagggtttctccgtgctgctcgtgcgtgagcgttttccgcacatccgaacattgcttggaaatttcgacaatcttttcgcaggtgtcctgactgtcttttcccattgctcgtcgaggaagaagtgcatccggcacggtccgttcaggcatttcttcgggagacataaaaggtcgtggaaaccttggcccactattttgcctcgttacgggagtcgtccctattatcgcctcgctgctcattgcttctccgataatcgtctctcgttgcttgctcccgtatttgaccgaaatcctcgccgaaatttgccccggggcgtcgtaattcggataccgccgaggaaatcgtcgcctcgttcgataatttcgaccacggtcctcctccggcgacccgtgtcgtttattgtggacagcgtcttctccgtccgcccatctatttgctatctccatcaacgcggatactcgtttttggattggtccttcccaagtcctcgacaaaatctccgcgctcgattcccgcgacaaacgcatctattgctctctcatcggatatattttctcgccgagttttttatgatgttccacctttggatgtattttctcattgactcatccggcttttgtcgacacgccctcaactcttccaacgatgcaggcttcttgcatgtggatccgaagttcttgacgaaaacgtcctcgaaactttcccagttgtcgatggatcctcggcggaagttttttgatccaagatcgtgcggctccacttaagtgcacccgaatactttgcatcgctgttgctctagttcctccaagttagcttcaccgtctcgaggtaatcaattaaccaggtcctccgggtcttgcgggccgtcgaactttttgaagtgatcgggtaacttgaatcccgaggggactcgagtttttcggactcttctcgtgaagcacggtagaccgcacatatcctcgtcattaagctccgggaccgccgatgatctcttctgctttgccttgctcgtcgacccttgcttgcactcccgtgtctcttgctccacttggtccttccggagctgccgccgttactcgctgcaggtcgtggactattttgccttgtctgctccttcgggaggcgttgctacgaacgccgtccccatagctccaactcctgccaatgccatgttgtataatgtttcccttggatctcccggggcggcttggatgcgaggatgtaagcttgtgtcgccatatacccagcttccggtgtcctagggataatatttcctcttgtatctatcgacataaaggacatgtcgaggttttgaaccaagtactctctcgtccgcttcgggtatgtgttgtagccttgaccttcctctcgttccgagcctccccgtggctatcacccgaaattctagacTCGTCCACTTAGATCTCGCCCTTCTCCTCGCTCGGATGCGTAAGCTGCCGCCTTTCTCTTGTTCAACTCagccgtctcgtttttctatttctcgggcgttcgtgcgagcatatattgataagcttgcagctcttgagccgtagctgttgtcgtcattggttccgaaccatctatggcttttgccgctctatcccaggctgctcgtggaagttggactcgacgcgtggtgtgggcccgacatatttagtgcccatacctctccttagatccgagggatcgacaaaaggatttcccaattggtcgaaagcctccgatgtttcctcttgatcttcgatagcataaatccgatgatattttgtactcggatctatgttgggttcggtgacatcattgttgagattgatgaagaccttgcccatcgtgagagatttgtcgacgaagtcgtaatcgtcgacatcgcttgagccatcgcttatatatgagtccgcgatgacccaaacgatgcgttgtcgaagatcttggcgagtttctctcttgctcgatgccgacgtagcgtgttgccgaagtttcttcttccgactcagcttgacgatgcatagcttgaaaagtcgaatcgaccgccgacgatcccgacgaaatcggaatttcgacacgatacgatccttccttctcgacgcgaaagtggaaccttccgaacgtcatctccaagggctccgccgatacgcatatgcatccaaacgggagggtgggtgaggaacaaaatcaacgggaccagtagcgatccgtttacctcgatccatagtgttgcttccggttgacgatgtcgaagatcttgaacgtgccatcgagatcagatccttacgcctctaattcccacgagacggcgccaattgacaagggattaacttgtcaatgcctatggattgtaggctagggtttagttagaagtagagggcaagtagatctcgaaggtttcagccgaaaagtactcgacgaatatgaaaactagggtttgcggacaatgattcgatgatcttctcgtccctcgacccccctttatataggtggagccgagggattcgtgctatacaaggattacgtagttcgggacggtttctaactcatcccgccagattacaaataacacttcctattacaactctatcttttccttaactacatcttgggctctcgagtcttcttattcttcgggtagtgggccttcaataaaccccgggtactatattaggcaggcccatttgggatgcctatgtcagtggaCGAGCACAGCAGGTTCATCACTGCAGCCATGGTCACCTCCATCGACAACTACCCGTGGCGCCTGCTGCCGTCTCAGACCTCTGCATTTTCAATCTTGAGCTACCTCTGTGTGTTTGCCATATGTATCGGAACTGTAGGAAGTTTTCTGATATATGTAAGGGTCCTACACCGAGATCATCCTAGAGTTAACTCTATGTTTTACCATACTTGTTGCTGAAATAATCATCCTTATTTctgatatatatatgtatatatataggaTATACACTGATATATATACGAGTTAAGTCTATGTTTTGCTATATTTTCTGATATATGGTTGCAACCTGAATAAGGGTCTAGCTGCTCTAAGAAAAGTCACGCACTCGCTTCCCATTTAAGATTGCTCGGTAATCAGTATCtagtagctagctagctgctcTAAGCAGCTTTCCATTGACCGTTCACATAGCTAGCTAGCTGCTCTGTTCCGCACATATGTCCTGCGCCAGCTCTAGCGGGATGAAGCGGGATGGTGCGGTTGCCGCTGTGTCCCGCGCCAGCTCTAGCGGGATGGTGTGGCGTTCCCGTGAGCGACTGCAAAGCGTGAGCTAGCCCGCGTCGCGCTCTGGCGGCCGGCCGCATCCCGCCCCGCTTGCAACCTTAGTCTACATGCTGTTTGACCGGTGATTCCAAATTCAAATCAAATCATTTGCTACTTAGAGTGATTTGATTTTCTGCCAGGGCATCCTAGAGTGATTGGATTAACAGGCAAAAAGGATTCACATACATATATTGTGTTGCCAATGCTATCAGTAGACTTTACAGATCGAACCGGTTTAGTCTAGAACCCCTTTGGCTACTTGTGCTCTCCTCTTGGGGCAACATGGGCGGCAAACCCTAGCCCCCAAAAGCTCCCCTCCTCTTATCcatccctcctctcctctcctgccTTGGGCCGCCCTAGTGGAGTCCTGCCATCGATGTCCTCGCGAGGGAGCTTGGACGTTGGGGCGACGCCCTAGGGAGGCGGTGGTGGCGTTGACTCGGCGACATGCGCCTACGGGCGTTGTAGTCCTTCTTGGAGGTGCCATGGTGGTCTCCATCCTCCTCCTAAATcctgggtgaaaaccctaggcaCTTTGGGCCAGGCAATGGCAATGCATCAGCATCTATCGTTGGCTCCTTGGAGACGTTGCCTTTGGACGACGTGCTCCAGCGTATGTTGAGTTGGTCTCGGGACATGCAACGGCCATGGCTCTAGATGAAGTACTTCAGCTCGTTGTTTGCAGGTTTCTTCTTCCATCTGCGATGCCTGGCCCTTTGTCGCGTTGGTCCTTCATATTGGAGGTTGATGTTGGTCTTCTTCTTGTGCAACTTCAGTTACTTCCTCCTTTGACAACACGTGGTTTTAATCGTTTTGCGCTCCTGGCAAACTCTCAATCCATAGAATAATGGTGTCGCGACGTAGTCCACACAACTGAGTGTATGCAGTAGGTGTACGGGCTTCTTCTTGCTTTCTCCTGGCGTTGGCCGATGCTGCTCGTGCATGTAGTTCTTGATGTTTTTTGTGTTGCTGCGTTCTCGGTGAGGCTTGTAATATTTGCCTCTTCTGTTTTTAAGCTTGCTTCTCAACACCATTATAACCTTTTCTTACCCTATTATGTCATGATAATATATAAGCAAGTGAGACTAGGCTGGGCCTCATGAAGACTTCAAAGCCGCTTGTCCACTCATGAGTTTATCATGAACTACCTAGTTGATATGCTCATGCGCACCAATTTGGATTTCACCCCGAAAAAACTCAGTTAAAATTAATGTTCACGTGGCTGCATCTAAGCATGGGAATAGATGAACAATTTCAGTTATatgcacgggatgaagatggaggATTTGTGGGAGCTTATGTTCTCGGAGTACCTGGGATCTTTGAACTGGCCACTTTGGAAGCCATCGGTTGTAGAGAAGCCGCAGAGGACTTGTAGGTTCAGCATGTGCACATTACGTCCGAGTGTTTATTGGTGATCAACTCCATCAATGTACCAATTAAATGTAGCTTTGTTTCAATTCTTCGGGAGATTGATCATCGTCATAACCTGTTTGAGAGGGCTCAGTTTATTCATGAGAGCAGAAGATTAAATACACATGCACACAACTTAGCTCGTTTTTCCTTTCTCAGTTTCAAAATAAGTATCATAGATTTGTTTAAATTCACATGTAACTACACAATAAAATGCATCTAGATTAAGGAACTAGGCGTCAACTAGCTGGTAGTGGATGAGGGAGCGCGCTAGCCCACCCGTGGCTGCTCATGGTTGTTTCTTCTATAAAGGAAAATCAACATAGGCTAGTCCGTGTtagtctcttttttttttttgtaaaacgcGTTATACATGTGAATCTAGATAAATTTATGACACTTATTTTTTTAAAGCAGACGAATTACCTCTCTATACATCATGGTCGCTGCCTTGTGGCTATTGTCTCTCTTGTGATTGAGTAATAAAAAGAGCCATTACCCCTCAAAAAATTGATTATACCAATATTTCAATTTTAAACCAAACTAACCGAGGGGTGTTGTTTTGGTAAGTGAAACCTTAACCAAAAACTAAGAAAACCGGAGTTTCGGTTGAGGTTAGGTTATTTATGGTTCAGTTTTTGGTTTCTTTTGTTGAAGAAATACCAGCCATTTCTAGTTTCATCAGCGATGAATCACAACCTGACATACAAATCCGAGCGCGAAAATGATCCATCATGAAAAGGCAGTAGATGAGGATAAGATGTTTCAGATGTTTTTTTTTTAGGAAAGCAACGGAAGGATAAGATGTTCTATCAGATATAAAGAAGAGATACTCCTTGCAGTGCAACATTCCTTCATTTTGAGATCTGTCGGCCTTGGACAACGTGAGAGATCAATAGATCTGTTGGACTTTAGATGCTTAGAGATGAGAGTTACATCGAGAAGCTTTTTTTTTAGCAACCAACAAGAGCTCTGCTTTTTTGTTAAGAAGATAAAAAATGACCACTTAATAAGAAAGAAAAAGTGTattcgcaaaaacaaaacaaaaagtgaCCGAAAACCGGCGCATCCAGAAGCTTTACAGCCTCAGCGATCTACCGCTGGCGTCCACAATGCCATTGATTTGTGGCACATCGGAGCAGGTCCCGATCAGTTATCGTGGTGTCGAAGCCACTCCAACTTGGACTAAAAGATCGTTTATCTCGACGTAGGTGAAACCCAGACTCGTAATTGGGCTGGCAGCAATTAGCTTTTCAGGTGTGGGCTTGGTCGTGGGCTAACCAATGGTCGATGATGGGGGCCCACACCAGTGCCTGGTCGGCCCATGCGACCAGTGCTACAAAGTACAACCACCAGCGGCGCCGCCGGCCATGGCACGGCCAGGCCAGCCACAAGCGACCGATAAACCTCCACCCTTCTTTCTTCGTCATGCTCGGACACCACGGAATTGTAGTGGGGATTCGGGTGGATCATGGACGACCATCTTCTGAATCCGGAGCGACCGGCTGCAGGTTCACCAATCCCGCCTCCCTCCCTGTAATCTCGCCTCGCTAGTTCGCCAGAATCGTTTGCGAAAGCGCGCCAATGCCGAACTGGTTCATAGTTTTGTGGGATGTGTACTGGGTTAGGCCGCGGGGAGATCATAAAGTTACTTATCACGCGACACATGCTTTACTGATTTCTTGTGAGTTGGTAAACACATAcatttatgtactccctccggcctCCGTCCCATAAAAGATGTCTTACATTTGTCTAAATTTATATGTATCACAATAAATCTGGAGGAACCAGAAAGGCTGAAAAAAAAGTTGCTGGGTCTCTGTCCAGCTTATGGCATTCCTGGACCTTGCCATGCATTGTACACTGTTTGAGCTAATCCCTGAAGATCTCTGATATTCTGATGCTTGCTGTGATGACTTTCTACAAGTTGATTTCTCATACATTTCATTCATACATATGAGTGCTTAGCTATTAATATGGTTCTTGTGGTTTTttatcgatatatatatatatttgtggaCCCTGCTCAATGAAGCTAGCAAGTCAGTAAGAATATCCGGCACTCCTTATTCTTTAACACATCATTGTCGAGTAGCATATTTTCCAGGATTCAGAAGAATCAAGCTTTTGACAGAGGAGTGAACCCGTTCTTAATAGCTGCCAACCAAACCTTCTCGATATCCATCATATCATCTCCGCACTCATGCATGTTCCAGTCTTCCAGACCATGTATTATCCCAGCAATGCGCCATGCGCTCATCACCCTTCTTGGAAGCCAATTCTGTCCatacagcgagtagtaacacatgTCAATCACATTATCTGTTGCAATGTTCGATTGTGCGGTAAGAAGCTTGTGTGCATTAAAAGGTCCTTTTTGCTTAGCTCAAAATTTACATGAACAGGTAACAAAAACATATCGTTAGTACCTCACAGGTGTGGACGTTCTGCATTGTCTCCGGGATCTTCATTGCTGGGGTACTCAAGTAAGTGCAATCCTTGCGTGTCTTCTTAAGGGGAAACTGTGATGTAGGAATAAATATTGTTCCATTTGGTGCCCTCCGTTGTTGTTTATCATCTATGATATCTCCTATCCAGACCTGTTGTAGTGAAGAATCATGAATGTTCTTCCATTTATTTCGTGTTTGCACTATGCTAGCTACATAGGCTTGCCGAGTAATTTCTTGTCATTTGTTAGTAGATGATATAGCGTACTATATTAGCAGCCAAAATTGTGTGAGTGATTTTAACAAGGTTTATAGAAGCATTCTCTAGTAGTTATACCCCACTTTTTTATCCCTTTTCCAGATAACTTTTACCTGGGGTATTTCATCACTGGTGAATTTCAGATAGACAGTGCTGCTCTCTGGAACTCGCGACTTGAGCGTGTCATATTCCTTCTTTTCGTTCATGATTACCTGCACAAAATTGAGTTGTTGGAATATTTGGAATGCAATTTAGAGCCAATCTTCTAATGACATAAAATGAGCTACCAAAAAAACTCACAAAGGAGCAGTCTGATTGTTACCTGGACACCTCTCTCACATAAAGTTATAGCTGTGGCGTAGGCTACCTTTGAACTGCTTCCACAAAGAAAAACTTGCTTTGTATCTAAAGGGATGCTTTTGAGAACGACTGCAGTTGCTAAGCCACTTCCATCAACAAGTCGAACTCTTAATTTTGGATATTTTTGTGTAAATAATTCACCACTTCTATTGAGTTGTTTTGCCTGCATCAACATCAGAGTTTAACTCTTTGGCAACATTTTTATTAAATTAACTCCATATGTTGGTTAGATGTAATCGAAAGGTTGACCCTACATCTGTTTTTCCTATATGCCTGAATAAATTCTGATCAGGTCAGAAGGTAAGTGTCATGTGGAAGCAAGTATAGAGAGGGAATTATGTGAGACAAGTATGGCCACCATGCCTGATTTAGTAGTCCTAGACTGAGCACTCTGACCCCTCTTGCATCAGCATCTAGTATTGCCTTCTCAATTAAGCTGTTGATGGATTCTCTCTCCCAAATCAAGCCATACTAGAAATGAATAAAATGTTAGCAGTTCGCAAAACTGTTAAAGCATATGATTCATACAGAACGTAAAACCCATTACATGGAAGTTGTATCTTGGTATTGACCATGTTTGCATCTTGAACTTCTTCAGTTTGATACTTTCAACGACAAACGCGGAAGATCCATAAACCCACGCAAATACCATTGACAGCCATGCCATTGGCCATATTATCCACATGTACCATACAGGGTTATCTGAGGGTTTAGAGGCTATAGAGGCAATCCCAACCCTTAGATGATAACTCGATTTCAAGGTGGTCATATGCGTCAAGTGAACAAGATCTGGTGTTTCTTCTGTTCCTTTCAGTGTTCTCTCGTACAGCTCGTCAGTTGAATTATC includes these proteins:
- the LOC124674286 gene encoding very-long-chain aldehyde decarbonylase GL1-7-like, which produces MATRPGPLTEWPWQWMGSFKYLVLAPAALHTAHRVLTKGWGDIDPAYATMLPALLLRMIHNQIWISLSRHQTARRKHIIVDRSLDFDQVDRESSWDDQIIFNGLFFYMAYIAVPNVSRMPLWRTEGAIMTALLHIGPVEFLYYWFHRALHHHFLYSRYHSHHHASIVTEPITSVIHPFAEHVVYFLLFSIPTMTPIFTGCGSVLAVVLYITYIDFMNNMGHCNFELVPKWIFQVFPPLKYLMYTPSFHSLHHTQFRTNYSLFMPFYDYIYKTMDNSTDELYERTLKGTEETPDLVHLTHMTTLKSSYHLRVGIASIASKPSDNPVWYMWIIWPMAWLSMVFAWVYGSSAFVVESIKLKKFKMQTWSIPRYNFHYGLIWERESINSLIEKAILDADARGVRVLSLGLLNQAKQLNRSGELFTQKYPKLRVRLVDGSGLATAVVLKSIPLDTKQVFLCGSSSKVAYATAITLCERGVQVIMNEKKEYDTLKSRVPESSTVYLKFTSDEIPQVWIGDIIDDKQQRRAPNGTIFIPTSQFPLKKTRKDCTYLSTPAMKIPETMQNVHTCENWLPRRVMSAWRIAGIIHGLEDWNMHECGDDMMDIEKVWLAAIKNGFTPLSKA